The stretch of DNA ATGCAGCCCAGACGCCTCGCTCCCTGGCCGATGTGGATGCGGCGGCCATCAACACCAATTACGCGGTTGATGCCGGCATCGAACCCACCAGCGCGATCCTGCGGGAGGATCCTAAGGGCCCCTATGTCAACGTCATTGCCGTTCGCACCAAGGACAAGGATGCCCCGTGGGTGAAGGAGTTGATCGCAGCCTATCGCACCCCTGAAATCAAGGCCTTCGTGAACGAGCGCTTCAAGGGTGCGGTCCTGCCGAGCTGGTAAAGTCGGCGCCGGCTCAAGCCTGCTGCACGGCGCCGTCTGCCTGCTTCGCATCCAGAGCCTTACGTGCGACCAGTCTTTCGCGATGGGCGGTATAAAGGCCGCTCATCGCAATCACGGCAGCACCCACATAGGTCCATGGGCCGGGCACGACGCCGAACATGAGGAAGCCAACGCCGCTCGCCCAGATAATCTGGATATAGGAGAAGGGTGCGAGCACCGAGGCATTCGCATGACGGTAGGCCAGCACGAACAGCAGATGGGCAATCGTCGATGACACACCGATTAAGCCACCGATCGCCAGGTGAGCAAGGCTCGGCGTCTGCCACTCGAACGGAACCCAGATGGTGAGCAGCACAGCGCCGACGATCGCGGAATAGACGAGCGTTGTCTGCGGCGTTTCCGTGGAGTTCATCACCCGGGTCGAGATCGCCGCCAATGCCCAGACCGCGGCGGCGCCCACCGGAAACAACGCAGCGAGCTGGAACGCGCTGGAGCCGGGCCGCACGATGATGAGTACGCCGATGAGCCCCACAGCCGCGGCAACCCAGCGCCGGA from Rhodoligotrophos sp. CJ14 encodes:
- a CDS encoding DMT family transporter; this translates as MASVPAAAQAPAFSGVKIPAVTGWLRSLIAVEGPSKGVLLIVLATVFFSISDTSAKYLTESIGAVQIAWIRYVVFCALVVPVAVIQGGWRVFHTARPGQQVMRGFYMVLSTILFISGLAYLNVADATAINFVSPVFITALAIPLLGEKVGIRRWVAAAVGLIGVLIIVRPGSSAFQLAALFPVGAAAVWALAAISTRVMNSTETPQTTLVYSAIVGAVLLTIWVPFEWQTPSLAHLAIGGLIGVSSTIAHLLFVLAYRHANASVLAPFSYIQIIWASGVGFLMFGVVPGPWTYVGAAVIAMSGLYTAHRERLVARKALDAKQADGAVQQA